A genomic region of Miscanthus floridulus cultivar M001 chromosome 3, ASM1932011v1, whole genome shotgun sequence contains the following coding sequences:
- the LOC136542402 gene encoding uncharacterized protein isoform X3: MEPPGPSEDAHAGKGPDSSTKRIRLELVDKMPDNPKRLVFESTQQRYEVPLRQGERLPSSPGRTSASASRNRDASHPPSKNPAVAPTSRDHSQRRTHAAQRTVDRVPCNLKRVVFESSQERFEHHIRPEHVLPSAAGHDSDDDDFMPIRNARSASHIDKSKDVGPRKTRQTRAGLSTGACTEARQRKKRATSRSSIVNVRCNPKDVIFTTNLLNPQQYAAIEADGFGHLLRMKIDAVENKNLLTWLLDHTDPDRMLIRIGAGKVLPITPQIISMVLGLPIRGENFKQYSWKEGIIFRQQLISDLNQSLTEDCDIHISNLQQEILKGNVNPLMKRCFFMILCNRLLLPSSSNTIGSVDIKRTLDHQLFGVVDWSQAVFNDVQIAVRRWHDRDKNQLTQNIYGCAIFLLVYYLDNIDHPVSLVDRTSTPRLTFYDNALIDRLTVADTTITTQGAQTFGVQPFKPWSTTCYAAVDVRGAPCHNINVPAAGIPNLDIPRLLDLLFEPLDDLTGSHRERVRGFFSEFDHTLSQNKRSIENSIANIVRAQFRLADQCRPFIHELVASQTRDTNIPGDTSRTMHTRNDHGTRESAHCTPPSMPGHEIYSHGSFVSAGTLLRSQIDEQSPVRNTPGSFIVTNDPTVHPNSPVHTPIMAPV; the protein is encoded by the exons ATGGAGCCGCCTGGTCCCTCAG AGGATGCCCATGCTGGAAAAGGTCCTGATTCGTCAACTAAAAG AATCCGGTTGGAGCTAGTTGATAAGATGCCTGACAACCCAAAAAGGCTTGTATTTGAGAGCACTCAACAGCG GTATGAGGTCCCTTTGCGACAAGGCGAGAGGTTACCCTCCTCTCCTGGTAGAACATCTGCATCGGCTTCACGAAATAGAG ATGCAAGTCATCCCCCTTCTAAGAACCCTGCGGTAGCACCTACTTCTCGTGACCACTCTCAGAGAAG GACTCATGCTGCTCAGCGTACTGTGGATAGGGTCCCGTGTAACCTGAAGAGGGTGGTTTTTGAGAGCTCGCAGGAGAG GTTTGAGCATCATATTCGACCAGAGCATGTGTTGCCTTCTGCAGCTGGTCatgacagtgatgacgacgacTTCATGCCCATTCGCAACGCCCGTTCAGCCTCACACATCGACAAATCTAAGGATGTTGGTCCGAGGAAGACTAGGCAAACACGAGCAGGATTGTCGACCGGTGCATGTACAGAG GCAAGACAAAGGAAAAAGAGAGCTACCAGCCGTTCTTCCATTGTAAATGTTCGGTGCAATCCCAAAGATGTTATTTTCACCACTAACTTGTTGAACCCACAGCAATATGCTGCTATCGAAGCTGATGGGTTTGGTCATTTGCTGAGAATGAAGATCGATGCTGTAGAGAACAAGAATCTGCTAACCTGGCTATTAGACCACACTGACCCTGATCGTATGCTAATTAGGATTGGTGCAGGCAAGGTCCTTCCGATCACCCCACAAATAATTAGCATGGTTCTTGGTTTGCCTATACGTGGTGAAAACTTCAAGCAATACTCATGGAAGGAAGGTATCATATTTCGCCAGCAGCTTATCTCTGATCTTAACCAAAGTCTCACTGAAGATTGTGACATACATATATCAAACCTGCAACAAGAGATCTTAAAGGGAAATGTGAACCCCCTCATGAAGAGATGCTTCTTCATGATACTTTGCAACAGGCTTCTACTTCCCAGCAGCAGTAACACCATTGGTTCAGTTGACATCAAGAGGACATTGGATCACCAATTGTTTGGAGTTGTTGACTGGTCCCAGGCTGTATTCAATGATGTCCAGATAGCTGTTCGCAGATGGCACGATCGTGACAAAAATCAACTCACTCAAAACATATATGGCTGTGCCATTTTCCTGCTA GTATACTATCTCGACAACATTGACCACCCTGTCTCATTGGTGGACCGGACTTCGACTCCACGCCTCACCTTTTATGATAATGCTCTAATAGATCGCTTAACTGTTGCTGATACAACTATAACCACTCAGGGTGCACAAACTTTTGGTGTCCAACCT ttcAAGCCATGGAGTACCACCTGCTATGCTGCTGTAGATGTCCGTGGTGCTCCCTGTCATAACATAAATGTTCCTGCGGCAGGAATACCCAATTTAGACATCCCACGCCTCCTAGATTTGTTATTTGAGCCGCTAGATGATCTGACTGGCTCGCATAGAGAGAGAGTGCGGGGTTTCTTTTCTGAGTTTGATCACACACTCTCTCAGAACAAAAGGTCCATTGAGAATTCTATTGCAAACATTGTGAGAGCCCAATTTCGGTTAGCTGATCAATGTCGTCCATTCATTCATGAACTCGTGGCATCACAAACCCGGGACACCAACATTCCAGGTGACACTTCTAGGACAATGCATACACGCAACGATCATGGTACCCGTGAATCAGCCCATTGTACCCCGCCTTCAATGCCAG GTCATGAGATTTATTCTCATGGTAGCTTTGTTTCTGCTGGTACTTTACTTCGGAGCCAGATTGATGAACAATCACCCGTTCGCAACACTCCAG GTTCCTTCATCGTCACAAATGATCCTACTGTTCATCCTAACAGTCCAGTTCACACTCCGATTATGGCTCCAGTATGA
- the LOC136542402 gene encoding uncharacterized protein isoform X1, which produces MEPPGPSEDAHAGKGPDSSTKRIRLELVDKMPDNPKRLVFESTQQRYEVPLRQGERLPSSPGRTSASASRNRDASHPPSKNPAVAPTSRDHSQRRTHAAQRTVDRVPCNLKRVVFESSQERFEHHIRPEHVLPSAAGHDSDDDDFMPIRNARSASHIDKSKDVGPRKTRQTRAGLSTGACTEARQRKKRATSRSSIVNVRCNPKDVIFTTNLLNPQQYAAIEADGFGHLLRMKIDAVENKNLLTWLLDHTDPDRMLIRIGAGKVLPITPQIISMVLGLPIRGENFKQYSWKEGIIFRQQLISDLNQSLTEDCDIHISNLQQEILKGNVNPLMKRCFFMILCNRLLLPSSSNTIGSVDIKRTLDHQLFGVVDWSQAVFNDVQIAVRRWHDRDKNQLTQNIYGCAIFLLVYYLDNIDHPVSLVDRTSTPRLTFYDNALIDRLTVADTTITTQGAQTFGVQPFKPWSTTCYAAVDVRGAPCHNINVPAAGIPNLDIPRLLDLLFEPLDDLTGSHRERVRGFFSEFDHTLSQNKRSIENSIANIVRAQFRLADQCRPFIHELVASQTRDTNIPGDTSRTMHTRNDHGTRESAHCTPPSMPGHEIYSHGSFVSAGTLLRSQIDEQSPVRNTPGPSSFNPTSPTGPFGSPVHCVVSPPHISEDLPRPSTVPMRTSSKDVSVFSHAPNSFPTLGSFIVTNDPTVHPNSPVHTPIMAPV; this is translated from the exons ATGGAGCCGCCTGGTCCCTCAG AGGATGCCCATGCTGGAAAAGGTCCTGATTCGTCAACTAAAAG AATCCGGTTGGAGCTAGTTGATAAGATGCCTGACAACCCAAAAAGGCTTGTATTTGAGAGCACTCAACAGCG GTATGAGGTCCCTTTGCGACAAGGCGAGAGGTTACCCTCCTCTCCTGGTAGAACATCTGCATCGGCTTCACGAAATAGAG ATGCAAGTCATCCCCCTTCTAAGAACCCTGCGGTAGCACCTACTTCTCGTGACCACTCTCAGAGAAG GACTCATGCTGCTCAGCGTACTGTGGATAGGGTCCCGTGTAACCTGAAGAGGGTGGTTTTTGAGAGCTCGCAGGAGAG GTTTGAGCATCATATTCGACCAGAGCATGTGTTGCCTTCTGCAGCTGGTCatgacagtgatgacgacgacTTCATGCCCATTCGCAACGCCCGTTCAGCCTCACACATCGACAAATCTAAGGATGTTGGTCCGAGGAAGACTAGGCAAACACGAGCAGGATTGTCGACCGGTGCATGTACAGAG GCAAGACAAAGGAAAAAGAGAGCTACCAGCCGTTCTTCCATTGTAAATGTTCGGTGCAATCCCAAAGATGTTATTTTCACCACTAACTTGTTGAACCCACAGCAATATGCTGCTATCGAAGCTGATGGGTTTGGTCATTTGCTGAGAATGAAGATCGATGCTGTAGAGAACAAGAATCTGCTAACCTGGCTATTAGACCACACTGACCCTGATCGTATGCTAATTAGGATTGGTGCAGGCAAGGTCCTTCCGATCACCCCACAAATAATTAGCATGGTTCTTGGTTTGCCTATACGTGGTGAAAACTTCAAGCAATACTCATGGAAGGAAGGTATCATATTTCGCCAGCAGCTTATCTCTGATCTTAACCAAAGTCTCACTGAAGATTGTGACATACATATATCAAACCTGCAACAAGAGATCTTAAAGGGAAATGTGAACCCCCTCATGAAGAGATGCTTCTTCATGATACTTTGCAACAGGCTTCTACTTCCCAGCAGCAGTAACACCATTGGTTCAGTTGACATCAAGAGGACATTGGATCACCAATTGTTTGGAGTTGTTGACTGGTCCCAGGCTGTATTCAATGATGTCCAGATAGCTGTTCGCAGATGGCACGATCGTGACAAAAATCAACTCACTCAAAACATATATGGCTGTGCCATTTTCCTGCTA GTATACTATCTCGACAACATTGACCACCCTGTCTCATTGGTGGACCGGACTTCGACTCCACGCCTCACCTTTTATGATAATGCTCTAATAGATCGCTTAACTGTTGCTGATACAACTATAACCACTCAGGGTGCACAAACTTTTGGTGTCCAACCT ttcAAGCCATGGAGTACCACCTGCTATGCTGCTGTAGATGTCCGTGGTGCTCCCTGTCATAACATAAATGTTCCTGCGGCAGGAATACCCAATTTAGACATCCCACGCCTCCTAGATTTGTTATTTGAGCCGCTAGATGATCTGACTGGCTCGCATAGAGAGAGAGTGCGGGGTTTCTTTTCTGAGTTTGATCACACACTCTCTCAGAACAAAAGGTCCATTGAGAATTCTATTGCAAACATTGTGAGAGCCCAATTTCGGTTAGCTGATCAATGTCGTCCATTCATTCATGAACTCGTGGCATCACAAACCCGGGACACCAACATTCCAGGTGACACTTCTAGGACAATGCATACACGCAACGATCATGGTACCCGTGAATCAGCCCATTGTACCCCGCCTTCAATGCCAG GTCATGAGATTTATTCTCATGGTAGCTTTGTTTCTGCTGGTACTTTACTTCGGAGCCAGATTGATGAACAATCACCCGTTCGCAACACTCCAG GTCCTAGTTCATTTAACCCTACTTCACCGACAGGCCCATTTGGCTCCCCTGTTCATTGTGTAGTTTCACCCCCTCACATTTCTGAGGACTTACCTCGTCCATCAACTGTACCGATGCGCACCTCTTCAAAAGATGTTTCTG TTTTCTCACATGCTCCTAACTCTTTTCCCACCTTAG GTTCCTTCATCGTCACAAATGATCCTACTGTTCATCCTAACAGTCCAGTTCACACTCCGATTATGGCTCCAGTATGA
- the LOC136544407 gene encoding GDSL esterase/lipase At4g10955-like, with translation MEPLFQTLAPWVPELYVHERDIVCQGFIDYFEQRQKMLDRLRPVAEVAMKLSLRDMLISFHSTDPAESGEDQRVRPHLLPSARLWKNSSYHYAHGLEQWWKPDNELRLSSRRYSDRGAEAELLYG, from the coding sequence ATGGAGCCGCTGTTCCAGACGCTGGCGCCGTGGGTGCCCGAGCTGTACGTCCACGAGAGGGACATCGTCTGCCAGGGCTTCATCGACTACTTCGAGCAGCGGCAGAAGATGCTGGACCGGCTCCGGCCCGTCGCCGAGGTGGCCATGAAGCTGTCTCTCCGTGACATGCTCATATCCTTTCACAGCACCGACCCCGCCGAGAGCGGCGAGGACCAGCGAGTGCGCCCACACCTCTTGCCGTCGGCGAGGCTATGGAAGAATTCGAGCTACCACTACGCGCACGGACTTGAGCAGTGGTGGAAGCCTGACAACGAGCTGAGGTTGAGCTCCAGGCGATACAGCGATCGTGGAGCTGAGGCAGAGCTTCTCTATGGTTAA
- the LOC136542402 gene encoding uncharacterized protein isoform X4: protein MEPPGPSEDAHAGKGPDSSTKRIRLELVDKMPDNPKRLVFESTQQRYEVPLRQGERLPSSPGRTSASASRNRDASHPPSKNPAVAPTSRDHSQRRTHAAQRTVDRVPCNLKRVVFESSQERFEHHIRPEHVLPSAAGHDSDDDDFMPIRNARSASHIDKSKDVGPRKTRQTRAGLSTGACTEARQRKKRATSRSSIVNVRCNPKDVIFTTNLLNPQQYAAIEADGFGHLLRMKIDAVENKNLLTWLLDHTDPDRMLIRIGAGKVLPITPQIISMVLGLPIRGENFKQYSWKEGIIFRQQLISDLNQSLTEDCDIHISNLQQEILKGNVNPLMKRCFFMILCNRLLLPSSSNTIGSVDIKRTLDHQLFGVVDWSQAVFNDVQIAVRRWHDRDKNQLTQNIYGCAIFLLVYYLDNIDHPVSLVDRTSTPRLTFYDNALIDRLTVADTTITTQGAQTFGVQPVMRFILMVALFLLVLYFGARLMNNHPFATLQVLVHLTLLHRQAHLAPLFIV from the exons ATGGAGCCGCCTGGTCCCTCAG AGGATGCCCATGCTGGAAAAGGTCCTGATTCGTCAACTAAAAG AATCCGGTTGGAGCTAGTTGATAAGATGCCTGACAACCCAAAAAGGCTTGTATTTGAGAGCACTCAACAGCG GTATGAGGTCCCTTTGCGACAAGGCGAGAGGTTACCCTCCTCTCCTGGTAGAACATCTGCATCGGCTTCACGAAATAGAG ATGCAAGTCATCCCCCTTCTAAGAACCCTGCGGTAGCACCTACTTCTCGTGACCACTCTCAGAGAAG GACTCATGCTGCTCAGCGTACTGTGGATAGGGTCCCGTGTAACCTGAAGAGGGTGGTTTTTGAGAGCTCGCAGGAGAG GTTTGAGCATCATATTCGACCAGAGCATGTGTTGCCTTCTGCAGCTGGTCatgacagtgatgacgacgacTTCATGCCCATTCGCAACGCCCGTTCAGCCTCACACATCGACAAATCTAAGGATGTTGGTCCGAGGAAGACTAGGCAAACACGAGCAGGATTGTCGACCGGTGCATGTACAGAG GCAAGACAAAGGAAAAAGAGAGCTACCAGCCGTTCTTCCATTGTAAATGTTCGGTGCAATCCCAAAGATGTTATTTTCACCACTAACTTGTTGAACCCACAGCAATATGCTGCTATCGAAGCTGATGGGTTTGGTCATTTGCTGAGAATGAAGATCGATGCTGTAGAGAACAAGAATCTGCTAACCTGGCTATTAGACCACACTGACCCTGATCGTATGCTAATTAGGATTGGTGCAGGCAAGGTCCTTCCGATCACCCCACAAATAATTAGCATGGTTCTTGGTTTGCCTATACGTGGTGAAAACTTCAAGCAATACTCATGGAAGGAAGGTATCATATTTCGCCAGCAGCTTATCTCTGATCTTAACCAAAGTCTCACTGAAGATTGTGACATACATATATCAAACCTGCAACAAGAGATCTTAAAGGGAAATGTGAACCCCCTCATGAAGAGATGCTTCTTCATGATACTTTGCAACAGGCTTCTACTTCCCAGCAGCAGTAACACCATTGGTTCAGTTGACATCAAGAGGACATTGGATCACCAATTGTTTGGAGTTGTTGACTGGTCCCAGGCTGTATTCAATGATGTCCAGATAGCTGTTCGCAGATGGCACGATCGTGACAAAAATCAACTCACTCAAAACATATATGGCTGTGCCATTTTCCTGCTA GTATACTATCTCGACAACATTGACCACCCTGTCTCATTGGTGGACCGGACTTCGACTCCACGCCTCACCTTTTATGATAATGCTCTAATAGATCGCTTAACTGTTGCTGATACAACTATAACCACTCAGGGTGCACAAACTTTTGGTGTCCAACCT GTCATGAGATTTATTCTCATGGTAGCTTTGTTTCTGCTGGTACTTTACTTCGGAGCCAGATTGATGAACAATCACCCGTTCGCAACACTCCAG GTCCTAGTTCATTTAACCCTACTTCACCGACAGGCCCATTTGGCTCCCCTGTTCATTGTGTAG
- the LOC136542401 gene encoding ankyrin repeat-containing protein At2g01680-like — MKLLLRRDSSLAYRFCPDCDELLDSRGRNFLHIAIEHKKWKVVWCFSGTEDLGRMANIMDSEGNTPLHLAVKNADQMIVSLLMATKGVLPNTVNNQGFTALDLAVLATDKGISYTESSGHHTPLLGMDWSCP; from the exons ATGAAGCTCTTATTGCGCCGTGACAGTTCTCTAGCCTACAG ATTCTGCCCAGATTGTGACGAATTGCTTGACAGTAGAGGAAGAAATTTCCTACATATTGCTATTGAGCATAAGAAATGGAAAGTTGTTTGGTGTTTCTCTGGTACTGAAGATCTTGGAAGGATGGCGAATATCATGGATTCAGAAGGCAACACACCTCTGCATCTTGCAGTCAAGAATGCAGACCAGATGATAGTGAGCCTTCTTATGGCGACAAAAGGTGTACTGCCAAATACAGTGAACAACCAGGGCTTCACTGCCTTAGATCTTGCTGTACTGGCAACTGACAAAGGCATAAGTTACACTG AATCCTCAGGTCATCATACTCCGCTGCTTGGCATGGACTGGAGCTGTCCTTAG
- the LOC136542402 gene encoding uncharacterized protein isoform X2 gives MEPPGPSEDAHAGKGPDSSTKRIRLELVDKMPDNPKRLVFESTQQRYEVPLRQGERLPSSPGRTSASASRNRDASHPPSKNPAVAPTSRDHSQRRTHAAQRTVDRVPCNLKRVVFESSQERFEHHIRPEHVLPSAAGHDSDDDDFMPIRNARSASHIDKSKDVGPRKTRQTRAGLSTGACTEARQRKKRATSRSSIVNVRCNPKDVIFTTNLLNPQQYAAIEADGFGHLLRMKIDAVENKNLLTWLLDHTDPDRMLIRIGAGKVLPITPQIISMVLGLPIRGENFKQYSWKEGIIFRQQLISDLNQSLTEDCDIHISNLQQEILKGNVNPLMKRCFFMILCNRLLLPSSSNTIGSVDIKRTLDHQLFGVVDWSQAVFNDVQIAVRRWHDRDKNQLTQNIYGCAIFLLVYYLDNIDHPVSLVDRTSTPRLTFYDNALIDRLTVADTTITTQGAQTFGVQPFKPWSTTCYAAVDVRGAPCHNINVPAAGIPNLDIPRLLDLLFEPLDDLTGSHRERVRGFFSEFDHTLSQNKRSIENSIANIVRAQFRLADQCRPFIHELVASQTRDTNIPGDTSRTMHTRNDHGTRESAHCTPPSMPGHEIYSHGSFVSAGTLLRSQIDEQSPVRNTPGPSSFNPTSPTGPFGSPVHCVVSPPHISEDLPRPSTVPMRTSSKDVSGSFIVTNDPTVHPNSPVHTPIMAPV, from the exons ATGGAGCCGCCTGGTCCCTCAG AGGATGCCCATGCTGGAAAAGGTCCTGATTCGTCAACTAAAAG AATCCGGTTGGAGCTAGTTGATAAGATGCCTGACAACCCAAAAAGGCTTGTATTTGAGAGCACTCAACAGCG GTATGAGGTCCCTTTGCGACAAGGCGAGAGGTTACCCTCCTCTCCTGGTAGAACATCTGCATCGGCTTCACGAAATAGAG ATGCAAGTCATCCCCCTTCTAAGAACCCTGCGGTAGCACCTACTTCTCGTGACCACTCTCAGAGAAG GACTCATGCTGCTCAGCGTACTGTGGATAGGGTCCCGTGTAACCTGAAGAGGGTGGTTTTTGAGAGCTCGCAGGAGAG GTTTGAGCATCATATTCGACCAGAGCATGTGTTGCCTTCTGCAGCTGGTCatgacagtgatgacgacgacTTCATGCCCATTCGCAACGCCCGTTCAGCCTCACACATCGACAAATCTAAGGATGTTGGTCCGAGGAAGACTAGGCAAACACGAGCAGGATTGTCGACCGGTGCATGTACAGAG GCAAGACAAAGGAAAAAGAGAGCTACCAGCCGTTCTTCCATTGTAAATGTTCGGTGCAATCCCAAAGATGTTATTTTCACCACTAACTTGTTGAACCCACAGCAATATGCTGCTATCGAAGCTGATGGGTTTGGTCATTTGCTGAGAATGAAGATCGATGCTGTAGAGAACAAGAATCTGCTAACCTGGCTATTAGACCACACTGACCCTGATCGTATGCTAATTAGGATTGGTGCAGGCAAGGTCCTTCCGATCACCCCACAAATAATTAGCATGGTTCTTGGTTTGCCTATACGTGGTGAAAACTTCAAGCAATACTCATGGAAGGAAGGTATCATATTTCGCCAGCAGCTTATCTCTGATCTTAACCAAAGTCTCACTGAAGATTGTGACATACATATATCAAACCTGCAACAAGAGATCTTAAAGGGAAATGTGAACCCCCTCATGAAGAGATGCTTCTTCATGATACTTTGCAACAGGCTTCTACTTCCCAGCAGCAGTAACACCATTGGTTCAGTTGACATCAAGAGGACATTGGATCACCAATTGTTTGGAGTTGTTGACTGGTCCCAGGCTGTATTCAATGATGTCCAGATAGCTGTTCGCAGATGGCACGATCGTGACAAAAATCAACTCACTCAAAACATATATGGCTGTGCCATTTTCCTGCTA GTATACTATCTCGACAACATTGACCACCCTGTCTCATTGGTGGACCGGACTTCGACTCCACGCCTCACCTTTTATGATAATGCTCTAATAGATCGCTTAACTGTTGCTGATACAACTATAACCACTCAGGGTGCACAAACTTTTGGTGTCCAACCT ttcAAGCCATGGAGTACCACCTGCTATGCTGCTGTAGATGTCCGTGGTGCTCCCTGTCATAACATAAATGTTCCTGCGGCAGGAATACCCAATTTAGACATCCCACGCCTCCTAGATTTGTTATTTGAGCCGCTAGATGATCTGACTGGCTCGCATAGAGAGAGAGTGCGGGGTTTCTTTTCTGAGTTTGATCACACACTCTCTCAGAACAAAAGGTCCATTGAGAATTCTATTGCAAACATTGTGAGAGCCCAATTTCGGTTAGCTGATCAATGTCGTCCATTCATTCATGAACTCGTGGCATCACAAACCCGGGACACCAACATTCCAGGTGACACTTCTAGGACAATGCATACACGCAACGATCATGGTACCCGTGAATCAGCCCATTGTACCCCGCCTTCAATGCCAG GTCATGAGATTTATTCTCATGGTAGCTTTGTTTCTGCTGGTACTTTACTTCGGAGCCAGATTGATGAACAATCACCCGTTCGCAACACTCCAG GTCCTAGTTCATTTAACCCTACTTCACCGACAGGCCCATTTGGCTCCCCTGTTCATTGTGTAGTTTCACCCCCTCACATTTCTGAGGACTTACCTCGTCCATCAACTGTACCGATGCGCACCTCTTCAAAAGATGTTTCTG GTTCCTTCATCGTCACAAATGATCCTACTGTTCATCCTAACAGTCCAGTTCACACTCCGATTATGGCTCCAGTATGA
- the LOC136544408 gene encoding GDSL esterase/lipase At4g10955-like, which yields MESDEYMNRTHTGEVLAPAWWESFNFRRLKTIRYECECLLCETMTRLSSSFGAHRPCSIYGAILEHVPPAGGVLRHPSAPRYIVAFRGTILRRHQHQHEQQHQHTVFCDMHLNLRILANKQHGCGRFRDARKEVGRLLDSVADGSHVAPAAVWLVGH from the coding sequence ATGGAGAGCGACGAGTACATGAACAGGACGCACACCGGCGAGGTTCTCGCGCCGGCGTGGTGGGAGAGCTTCAACTTCCGGCGGCTCAAAACGATCAGGTACGAATGCGAGTGCCTGCTCTGCGAGACCATGACCAGGCTGTCCTCCTCCTTCGGAGCCCACCGGCCATGCTCCATCTACGGAGCCATCCTAGAGCACGTGCCCCCGGCCGGCGGCGTGCTCCGCCACCCGTCGGCTCCACGCTACATCGTGGCCTTCCGGGGAACCATTCTCCGgcggcaccagcaccagcacgagCAGCAGCATCAGCACACGGTTTTCTGCGACATGCACCTGAACCTCCGGATACTTGCCAACAAGCAGCACGGCTGCGGCCGCTTCCGCGACGCCCGTAAAGAGGTCGGCAGGCTcctggactccgtcgccgacggCAGCCATGTCGCCCCCGCCGCCGTCTGGCTCGTGGGCCACTAG